ctataaaataattttgagtgTCAGGCAACCAACCTTTTATGTTGACAACGGTATGACTGAAATGCAAAGCAGCAAAGAAATCCAActccgagcacaaatcaaccAACCAAAATACTAGTAAAAGTGTAGAGATATTGAAAATAgagtgcaggtgtgagtttggacAGATAACTTAGTGAATGATGTTCAAagttttaaacctttggcttgcaaaaaccatgtagttttttcccactcggcgacattagtctAGCTCGCCTACTCACTCGGTGGAATGCCGATTGTTTAGCTTTTCCGCCAAAATTTACAGGACCTCTGGTTTAAGTTGGGGGACCAAACGGTGGTCCCTGTCTGGATCGCCGACACGGTCGGCGgttcgccaataatttcctgtgatcaccgagttttacagactctaatGCAATATGGTATTGAGTCTAATGGCGGTCTAGTTTTGAGTCACCGAACCGTTTGGCAATTCGCTGATTGGACCTATTGCTCGCCGATCTGCACTGTTTGTTCACTCTCCACACTTCCAcctacacaatcaacacaccattattttatctAGAAATAATAAAGCTATTaaaggggttttgggttgcctcccaaacagagccttagttaacgtcatggcacgacGCAGCAGTGCCTTCAGGTGTCTTCCAAATACATTCACTTCAACCAAAGAAATCTCTTGACAATCCCCGAAATATAATTTCAAACGTTGACCGTTCACTTTAAATGGAGGTCCTTCCTAATCTTCAACTTCTATGGTACCATTGGTGAACACTCACGTTACTCTAAAAGGTCcagaccatttggatttgagctttctGGGAAAGAGTCTAAGTCGAGAGTTGTATAACAAAACCAAATCTCTTACCTTGAAGTCTCGCTTGAGTATCCGAGCatcatgccatttcttcatcttctctttgtagatggctgaactttcatacaATCTGAGTCTAAATTCATCCAGTTCATTCAACTGCTCCACCCTTTCCCTTGAAGTTTTGGACCAGTCCAAATTTAGAGCTTTCAATAACCACAATGTTTATTGTTCTAGCTCGACGAGAAAATGACAAGCCTTACCATAAACCAACTGATATGGAGACAAACCGATAGGTGTTTTGTAAGCGGTCAGATATGCCCATAGTGCATCATCAAGTTTCCTGGACCAGTCAGTTCTGTTGGCATTTACTATCTTCACTAGGATGCTTTTGATTTTCCGATTTGACACTTCGACTTGGCCACTTGTTTGAGGATGATATGGGGTTGCTACTTTGTATTTCACCCCATATTTACTCAGCGCCATTGAAAACCACCTATTGCAAAAGTGGGACCCCCCATCACTAATGATCGCCCTAGGAGTGCCAAATCTTACGAAGATGTAGCGTTTCAAAAATTGGTCAACACTTTTTCCTTCGTTGTTTGGGAGTACGATGGCTTCCATCCATTTGGAGACATAATCCacagccaccaagatgtatttatttctaaatgAGCTCAcgaatgggcccatgaaatcgatTCCCCACACATCGAATAGCTCAACTTCCAAAATAGGAGTGAGAGGCAACTCGTGCCCATCTAGATACTCCGCCTTACTGCTGACATTGAACGCACTTTTTCGCAAATTCATGTGCATCCATGTATAGGGACTGCCAGTAATAACCACTTTGGAGAACTTTAGCGGCAGTGCGAATACCACTATGGTGACCTCCCACTGGAGATGCATGGCAAGCATGGAGAATCTCTATCGCTTCTTCTTCTGGAACACACTTCCTAATAACATGGTCAGCACATTCTCGAAACaagtatggttcatcccaaaagtactttttaacgTCGAACATGAATCTCTTTTGTTGGTAAAACGTCAACTCATCCGGCATCAATCCACTCACAATGTATTTTGCAAAATCTGCATACCACGGTGCAGGTTTGAGAGATATAGAAAACACTTTTTCGTCGGGGAATGAGTCGTCTATGTCGACCTCACGCTCGGCATTTTCCTTTCCTTCCAACTTCAAAAAGTGGTCGGCCACTTGATTTTCGCAGCCTTTTCGATCTTTAACCTCAAAATTGAACTCTTGTATTAGTAACACCCATCttatcaatcttggttttgcatctttcttcGCCATCAAGTAGCGGAGTGCAACATGATCAGTGTGTACAATTACTTTGGTGCCTAGCAAGAATGCCCGGAACTTTTCAAATGCATAGACCACTGCGAGCAACTCTTGTTCAATGATTGTAAATTTTGCTGGGCACTATTCAGAGTTTTGCTTGCATAATAAATTGGGTGAAATAGCTTGTTGCGCTTTTGCCCTAACACTACTCCCAATTCCAGACCACTAGCATCAGACATTACTTCGAAAGATTCTGACCAATCAGGACTGACAATAATTGGGGTGGATACTAGTTTTTCTTTCAAGCACTTAAATGCGGCcatacaagcatcatcaaaatagaacttcaCTTCCTTCCTTAGAAGTTTGCATAGTGTATGTGCAATCTTAGAGAAGTCTTTATTGAACCTTCggtagaaacctgcatgccccAAGAAGCTGTGAACACCCTTCACTGAAATTAGCGGGGGTAATTTATCAATCACCTCAATTTTTGTCTTGTCAACTTCCATCCCCTTTTGCGATACCTTGTGCCCAAGAACGATACCTTCCTTCACCATAAAGTGACATTTTTCCCAATTGAGAATCAGATTCGTATCCACGCATCTTTGGAGCACCTGTCCTAAGTGTGTCAAGCATTCCTCGAACTTGTCCCTTATGACTGAGAAGTCGTCCATAAATACCTCCATAGAATCTTTGACCATATCCGCAAAAATAGACAACATGCAACGCTGGAATGTTGTTGGTGCATTACATAGTCCGAATGACATTCTTTTGAATGCAAATGTTCCATAAGGGAAAGTGAAAGTGGTTTTTTCTTACTCTTCCGATgcaatagagatttgattgtaacCGAAGTACccatccaaaaaataatacCAGCCTCTTTCTGATAAACGGTCAAGCATCTGGTCCATAAAAAGGCATTGGAAAATGGTCTTTCTCGGTCCATGAGTTAAGCTTTCgatagtccatgcatactctccacccAGTCACTGGTCTTGTCGGCACAAGTTTTTCTTTTGCATTAGGGACTACAGTTATACCTCCTTTTTTCGATACATATTGCACCGGACTCACTCACTTACTATCTGCAATAGGGTAGATCAGTCCCACATCTAGCCACTTTATgatctcctttttcaccacctcttgcattggaTGGTTCAATCTCCGTTGATGCTCCACACTGGTTTACATTCACTGTCGATCCTAATCTTGTGAGTACAGATGCCAAGAGGAATTCCTATTAAATCGGCAATTGTCCATCCAATAGCTTTTATACAATACTTCAATGAGCAATTTCACCTGCCTTTCAAGCAAATCGGCTGCGATAATCACTACTAACATATTATTGGATCCTAAGAAGGCATATTTGAGATGAGAGGGTAGGCTTTTAACTCCAGATTCGGTGATTCTTCTGTTGATGGCTTTGCAGGAGgactttctctatttttcagGTCAATATCCGACTTGATTGGATTCCTTGAATATACTCCTAACCCTGATAAGCCAGCTACCACTTTCTCATAGCCTTGAACTTCGGATTCATCATAATTGGCAAGTACAAATTCAAGGGGTTAATTCTTGCGCAttaattggctcacccttgccACCGCCTTATCTATAACATCCTCAGTAGACACCACATAGATATTACTTGGTTGCTTCATGGATTTACAGATATTGAAGGTCACCTCATCATCATTCACACAGAACTTCAATTTCCCACTTTCGACATCCACCAATGCTCTCCCGGTAGCTAAGAATGGCCTTCCCAATATAATGGGAATATCAGCATCACTCTCACAATCTAGAATCACAAAATCAGCTGGAAAAATAAACCAATCCACTTTTACCAATATGTCATAGAGTATCCCCACTGGGTGTTTGATTGATCGATCAGCCATAAGGAGTCTCATTGTGGTTGCCTTTGGTTCACCCAAACCAAGTTGCTTTTTTATTGCATAGGGTATCAAATTAATGCTTGCTCCTAAATCGCACCAAGCTTTAGCAAATTTGAGCATGGCAATTGTGCACGAAATTGTGAATGCCCCTAGATCTTCTCTCTTAGTGATTGACTCATTTGTCATAATTGCGCTGCAACTATGGGGCACCTCAATCGTTTCATACTCCAAGCTCCTTTTTCTTTGTAACCAgctctttcatgaatttggtGTATCCCGGCATTTCCATTAATGCTTCCACCAGAGGCAGGTTAATTGATAAGGTCTTGAATActgacaaaaaaaatttgatcttctcatcttcattcttcCTTTCCAAACGTTGAGGAAATGGTGGAGGTATTTTGGGTAAAGGGTGCCTGACTTTTGGAACTTGAACATGTTGATCTGCATCCTCTTGTGGTTCTTTGGCAAGGTTTTGTGGACTAGGCAATTCTTGTTCCTCTATACCCTAGCTCTCTTCCCGCACTCGAGGATCCTCATTCTCCATCACATTCCCTTTTGCCATCTTTTCACTACGGGTAACTACAGTCGGCTCTTTCATTATCTTTCATCAGTGTCTTAAATATTAATTGAGCTGATAATAGATTGAATTGACTTTCTAGTGTTTTGCTGGCATCAGCATGAGAATTCACTTTACTGTTTaatgatgaaaagtcatctCTCATCCCTTTTAGCAAATCATCAGAGCCCTCAACTTTATCAAGTATGCCTGACAATAGATCATTTACTCAAGGACTACTTGCACTCCCTTTTGATTTCGGCCTTTCACTCAATTGAGTATGGTCTTCCTCATGGTCATCTTGCTCAGCCCAATCGTGGCAGTATCTCCTTGGTTCTTCACCCCTATAAtggttccaaccttgatttctaCCTCGTTGTTGATAAcgtgggtggaaaccctcctcaTATCTTatggagttccaaccttgattctcccccgATCTTAAGTAACCGAATGAAGAATCCCCCTCAACTCTTttggagttccaaccttgatctCCCTCGGTCTTAAGTAACGAGAagaagaaccctcctcaactcgAAATACTCCATAGGTCCTCTTCATGTGCTCTTGTATCACTTCCATTTGAGATAAcatctttttgatgttttcgTCACTCTCCCTTTCTTTATCAAGTTGTTCATGCGTTAATCTGAAGCACAGTGGGAAAACATGGTAGTGTACCATGCTTGATTTACTCTAGTCATGCCATCTAGGAGGACTGAGGCTACTTCAAACGTTTGTAACATTATTCGTCCTTGCACCAGCTGATCAACTATCCCTTTATTAACTGAATCCAGACTATGGTAAAAGTATTGGAGCAATAACTCACTTGGCAGTCCATGTGTTGGATATTTTCGCAAAAATCTCTTAAATCGAGTCCATGATTCTAGAATTGGTTCGCCCTccttttgattaaaattttgaatgtcGTCTCTTAGTTTCATCATCTTTGATGGAGGGAAGAATCTTTCATGAAAAGCCATAACCAGTTCCTCCCATGACTTGATGAAGTTTTTTGGAAGCTCGACCAACCACTTAGTGGCTCCCCCGGTTAATGATAATGGAAATAAGCGAAGCCATATGAACCCTTTCGATAGATTCTTCAATTATAGAGGGATGCACACTTCTATGAAGCTTCGTATATGTTCGTACGAATCTTCATTCTC
The DNA window shown above is from Solanum stenotomum isolate F172 chromosome 6, ASM1918654v1, whole genome shotgun sequence and carries:
- the LOC125868515 gene encoding uncharacterized protein LOC125868515, with product MALSKYGVKYKVATPYHPQTSGQVEVSNRKIKSILVKIVNANRTDWSRKLDDALWAYLTAYKTPIALNLDWSKTSRERVEQLNELDEFRLRLYESSAIYKEKMKKWHDARILKRDFKEVTPNGPNRADASEIAPVLDAQTLSMTPSTDAHTDGETA